The following are encoded together in the Zingiber officinale cultivar Zhangliang chromosome 8A, Zo_v1.1, whole genome shotgun sequence genome:
- the LOC122012764 gene encoding putative disease resistance protein RGA3 — protein sequence MAMVLDFFVSKFIKDTSDMVEKEIFKMLGVDKEIKTLQVKLGTINGYLQQAERKRHGNDEIDIWVRKLKDVMYDADDVIDLCMIEGGKLLMAHASSSSSTVSIPFSYLFSCFKCLKYRHDIANQIISLNSRLEGLKNDAVIKNNLDQAMKEPIENANKVVFGRETSHLQVEGDIIGTQIENATEKLISLILENNPKKTRVFGVVGTGGIGKSTLASKIFEDERIKENFSNRKWLYVSKNYIETDLLKKLIRFEEGSETKGENFEGKSKADLENKLVSVLTRNTFIVLDDVWNSTVWIDLLRKPIVKSASTCTILVTSRKEKVVMQMKPAYIHSVEKMNEESGWILLKHLVFEGGEEEDEISSLEEIGIKLVKKCDGLPLAIKAIGGVLYQQNKAKWEEVLESDAWKMDQIEEELRPLYLSYEDLPSTLKQCFLYCSLYPQKNMYYKEVVQFWVAEGLIVDDQDKSRKDLPTGKQKTLEDLGEEIYRELILRNLLEADAIVDVSKNYFSMHDHFRSLGAHLMREEGILYRHGREFKTDENIKIRRLSISNMAPKLVLPSQILNQACLRTLILMESPKTKAIEDSVLQSLPCLRVLDLTSTSIEKIPDCIGDLLHLRYLDLDGTNIREIPTTIGNLVYLQNLNISECQYLERLPKSITMLHNLRCLDMRDTPLLTYVPKGIGKLENFYNLQGFLVGQNDSTSEEGCDLEELKNLSKLRGISIFRLERAERGASALADKPFLKQLTLGWMQPDEDDADEEEESEGANEVGSDEEADNDGNDDKDAGNEKGDDNDDCSKQENENEEAEEAGNETEDETEEDEAEEDKKGWNEKQIRKAERICNEMSQPSSNIEDLFFYEYPGRQLPSWMISSSLAESFPNLAYLKLLGLPCCTELPPFGTLPQLKYLSIERASAITTIGSRFLGSRSSAFPKLEVLQFDDMPKWEEWTFDGVEELTGHGTPLAVKLFPSLRDCVIFDCPKLRALPAGLYRATNFNELCLRQTYVLGEIINLPMAYKLEVTNGSGLKKISNISSVRYLEVDNCPNLECVENLTKLQHLVLICSEETEQLPQWLSGLIEQHNNTSSTHRSFRKFEMQCSLQLLQTCLEGNENWDIIKQIPNVKVKTPSGKAYIRYTKDPYMYDPHVPAN from the coding sequence ATGGCGATGGTCTTAGATTTTTTTGTCTCAAAATTTATCAAAGACACATCAGACATGGTGGAGAAGGAAATCTTTAAGATGCTCGGAGTGGACAAGGAGATCAAAACCCTCCAAGTTAAGTTGGGAACAATCAATGGTTATCTTCAACAGGCAGAACGTAAGAGACATGGAAATGATGAAATTGATATATGGGTGAGGAAGTTGAAAGATGTCATGTACGATGCTGATGATGTTATTGATCTTTGTATGATTGAAGGGGGAAAGTTATTGATGGCTCATGCCTCTTCAAGTTCATCGACTGTAAGCATCCCTTTCAGCTATCTCTTTTCATGTTTCAAGTGCCTCAAGTATCGTCATGATATTGCCAACCAGATTATATCTTTAAATAGTCGGTTAGAAGGTCTTAAAAATGATGCtgttatcaaaaataatttagatcAAGCAATGAAAGAACCCATCGAAAATGCTAATAAAGTAGTATTTGGACGTGAAACATCCCACCTACAAGTAGAAGGAGATATTATTGGGACGCAAATTGAAAATGCTACTGAGAAGCTAATTAGTTTGATTCTCGAGAATAATCCAAAGAAAACTCGTGTGTTCGGAGTTGTGGGGACTGGGGGAATTGGAAAGAGCACTTTAGCAAGTAAAATATTTGAGGATGAGAGGATCAAAGAGAATTTTTCAAACAGAAAATGGTTGTATGTTTCTAAGAACTACATTGAAACTGATTTATTAAAGAAGTTGATTAGATTTGAGGAAGGAAGTGAAACCAAAGGGGAAAATTTTGAGGGAAAAAGTAAAGCAGATTTGGAGAACAAACTTGTGTCTGTTCTGACAAGAAACACTTTCATTGTGTTAGATGATGTCTGGAATTCAACTGTGTGGATAGATTTGTTGAGGAAACCTATAGTTAAAAGTGCAAGTACTTGTACGATCTTAGTTACGTCTAGAAAGGAAAAGGTTGTAATGCAAATGAAACCAGCATATATTCACTCAGTTGAAAAAATGAATGAAGAAAGTGGTTGGATTTTGCTTAAACATTTGGTGTTTGAaggtggagaggaagaagatgagatttCAAGTTTGGAAGAAATAGGGATTAAACTGGTTAAGAAATGTGATGGATTGCCTCTCGCAATTAAAGCTATTGGAGGGGTTCTATACCAGCAAAATAAAGCAAAGTGGGAGGAGGTTCTTGAAAGCGATGCATGGAAGATGGACCAGATTGAAGAAGAACTAAGACCTTTATACTTGAGCTACGAAGATTTACCATCTACATTAAAACAATGTTTCCTCTATTGTTCTTTGTACCCTCAAAAAAATATGTATTATAAGGAGGTTGTTCAGTTTTGGGTAGCCGAAGGTCTTATTGTTGATGATCAAGATAAGTCCAGGAAAGATCTTCCAACCGGAAAACAAAAAACGCTGGAAGATTTAGGAGAGGAGATCTATAGAGAGCTAATTTTGAGGAATCTCTTGGAAGCTGATGCAATTGTAGATGTGTCCAAAAATTACTTCTCTATGCACGATCACTTTCGGTCTCTCGGTGCACATTTGATGAGAGAGGAAGGGATTCTATATCGACATGGTAGGGAATTCAAAACAGATGAAAACATTAAGATTCGCCGGTTGTCAATCTCAAATATGGCGCCGAAGCTAGTGTTACCTTCTCAAATTCTAAATCAAGCTTGTTTGAGGACTCTAATCCTTATGGAGTCTCCTAAAACCAAGGCGATTGAAGATAGTGTATTGCAATCATTACCTTGCTTGCGAGTTTTGGATCTCACTAGCACATCCATTGAAAAAATTCCAGACTGCATTGGGGATTTGTTACATTTAAGATATTTAGATCTTGATGGGACAAATATTCGAGAGATTCCAACAACTATTGGGAATCTTGTATACCTTCAGAATCTGAATATCTCAGAGTGTCAGTACTTGGAAAGGCTTCCCAAGTCCATCACTATGTTGCATAATCTAAGATGTCTTGACATGAGAGATACTCCACTGCTGACTTACGTGCCCAAGGGAATCGGGAAGCTGGAAAATTTCTATAATCTTCAGGGATTTCTGGTGGGGCAGAATGACTCGACCTCTGAAGAAGGCTGTGACTTGGAAGAGCTGAAAAATCTCTCCAAATTGAGAGGCATAAGCATTTTCAGGCTTGAGAGGGCAGAAAGAGGAGCCTCTGCACTTGCAGACAAACCTTTCCTTAAGCAGCTAACGCTTGGATGGATGCAGCCGGATGAGGATGAtgcagatgaggaggaagaatcaGAAGGTGCAAATGAAGTAGGCTCCGACGAAGAGGCAGATAATGACGGCAATGATGATAAAGATGCAGGCAATGAGAAGGGGGATGACAATGATGATTGCTcaaaacaagaaaatgaaaatgaGGAGGCAGAAGAAGCAGGCAACGAAACAGAAGACGAAACTGAGGAGGACGAGGCGGAGGAAGACAAAAAAGGATGGAACGAGAAGCAAATTAGAAAAGCCGAGAGGATATGCAATGAAATGTCTCAGCCTTCATCAAACATAGAAGACCTTTTCTTCTATGAGTATCCCGGACGACAGCTCCCGAGCTGGATGATATCCTCTTCCCTGGCTGAATCTTTTCCAAACTTGGCATATTTGAAGCTCCTTGGTTTGCCATGTTGCACAGAGCTCCCTCCCTTTGGCACACTGCCCCAGCTGAAGTACCTCAGTATTGAACGGGCAAGCGCAATAACCACCATCGGTTCTCGATTCCTCGGATCAAGAAGCTCTGCCTTTCCCAAACTCGAAGTGCTCCAATTCGACGACATGCCTAAATGGGAGGAATGGACGTTCGATGGAGTAGAGGAGTTAACTGGTCATGGAACACCACTTGCAGTGAAGTTGTTTCCAAGTCTCAGGGATTGTGTCATCTTCGACTGTCCAAAGCTGAGAGCTCTTCCTGCAGGTCTCTACCGCGCCACCAACTTCAACGAATTGTGCCTGCGCCAAACGTATGTGCTAGGAGAAATAATCAATCTCCCTATGGCGTACAAGCTCGAGGTGACAAATGGCAGTGGATTGAAGAAGATATCCAACATCTCATCAGTAAGATATCTTGAGGTTGATAATTGTCCCAACTTGGAGTGCGTGGAAAATCTTACCAAGCTGCAGCATTTAGTGTTGATATGTTCAGAGGAAACTGAACAGCTCCCGCAGTGGTTATCGGGTCTGATCGAGCAGCATAACAACACATCTAGCACTCACAGGAGTTTCAGAAAATTCGAGATGCAATGCAGCCTGCAACTACTGCAGACCTGTCTTGAGGGCAATGAGAATTGGGACATCATCAAGCAAATTCCTAATGTCAAAGTCAAAACACCTTCTGGAAAAGCGTATATACGCTATACCAAGGATCCCTATATGTATGATCCACACGTTCCTGCTAATTGA